In Phalacrocorax carbo chromosome 1, bPhaCar2.1, whole genome shotgun sequence, the genomic stretch aaaagtatttaaaaaacatttccataTAGAATAGTGGTTCTTAATGGAACACTGAACACTAAAGTATTTATTCTGTACCCTTTCTGGAAGAGCAATTTATCTTGAACTAGATTATGCACAGGACAGGGCAGGCCACTACAAGATATTTTTATTGGTAAAGCAATACAAATCTATACAGAAGTAATAAATGTATGAAAGACTTCATAACATTGAGAAATGCTGCTTCAATAGTCTCTTGAATGGGCAGCATTAATTGTTCAGTGAAGATTTCAGTAGAGTTCAAGATAAACCAATGTACAAAACCAGAATAACTTAACTTAACCCTGATTAAGTCATAAATGTTGTGGGTTCATACTGTCTGCTAAGCAATCTCCTTTCCTGAGTTCAGAAATAGGAAATTATCAAGACATAGGTCTGTAGACACAAATTTATGGTGGTACTGAGATACAAATTTCAATGAACAGCTACGAGGCCTATTAGGCAGTACTATGTCCTGTGTAAGTAGGTCTATTAGATCTATGGATAAATAAGATATTCCCTGCCCCCAACTACATAACTCCATAGCTTTCATTAACGGCTTTCGCAGCTCCTGATTCACCAAACATTGGGAACCAATGTCAGTGAcgctggctttttttccccccctttgaaatgcaaagcaCTACCAGACATGTCATGTAATGCTTAACAGAGAACATTCTAcagaagaaaaggttaaaaCTTGTTTCTAACAGCAccataacaaacaaaaaaacccccacacccccaaaaCTAATACAGTGACTGATCACACCAAACTAGTAAATTAAATGACAGAAGAATCTAATGGGAATATCTGTTAATAAGATCTTCAGCCTATACGTAGTCCAATTACTTCAATGGCAGAACAAAACTATGCCACTGATTTTAGGAAGTCTGAAAAGGCTGGAAATTAGGTCTAAGGGAGGCTATTTGCATGGggtcaaagaaataaaagataacACCAGCTGCTATGAAACCCCCTGCATATAAATACCAGTACGAGAGAAGGTTCTCAGTAAGGGGTACTTCACTagtgttttctgtaatattaCTGTATATGAGCTTCAGCTGCTAAAAAAGTACTTAGTGCCTTCCTGCACATAATAAAATATGTAGACCCCAGTAACAACTCTGACATTGAGAAGTCTGTACTGTAAGCACAAAACCATCACGGTATATAATACATTAAAAGTGAGGTACATGTATATCTACCTAGAGATACGAACTTAATTGTTCATTGTGTTACAAGTCCATAGAATGCAAAAAGTAAAGATATGAAAACCAAAGTAATGagaatgaaatataaattttaatctgtctctggttttctttttttttttccttgaatctAAATACTTTGCTTCAAACTCTATTTTAGTAACAATAATCTTTTATTAATTGAGCTGAAAATAATCCTTAATTTATTTAAGAACATAGTCCTTGCCCCCTCCAACACAGTATTTCTGGCTCTCTGTCCTCTTCAAGTTTGCCCTTCAGTCTGATCCAATGCCTGTTTAAATTGATGACAATATTTCAGCTACCCTCAACATATGTTTGAGTCACATGACTTATAATAAAGTACTCTTTAATCAATGAAAAACCCAAGTCCAAATTCACTTATCTCCATTCTGGTCATTTTCTAAGTTATAGCTTTctaaagttatttcttttacttttgaaGATACTTTTATGTCATGCATTACTTCTTCTAAAACCACTATTTCATTTTGCACTTTCAACGTACTGTCACTGTACTGTATGCCCTCAAGAATCTTCTGCATTGCCATTGTATCAGAAATGGTTTTCAACATATCATTTTCCACAGTATGCAGCTGTGTTGTCAAGTCCTCTATCTTTTTCTCCATACTTAGCAATTCACTTGAAAACCTAAGGATAGAGTGAATAGCATTTTCAACTGTTGGCAAATGGGTCTTGCACTCTGCAATTTTAGGTTCATAGTTTGCAAGTTTCTGACTCAGGTCTGTGACCTTGGCTACCAGACTATTCTGTTCTTCTTCTAGCTTTTCAACTGCCTTTGCATCTACGTCCAACTTTTGTTCAACTCTAGAGAATTCATCATCCTCTtgccttttcagtgttttagtATTTCTGGCTGTACTGTCTTCCAACTCTCTTACTCTTTCTGAAAGGGATTTAATCCTTTGGTCAACTTCATTGATTTGGGAGGTAACTTCTGTATGTATGAACTTCACATCAGATTTTAAACTACTAGTGTTTGTGTTCATTTCATCCAAGCTTCTTCTCCAGGAATTTGTAACGTTTTGGAACTTCTCAGTAATGTTCTGCATCTTTATAGAGAAAGTCTGTTCACTGTTCTGAATATCATTTATGATCTTCTGAAGAGAAGATATTTCCTGCTCAAACTCAGTCATCGCAGAGACGGATGAGGGAGCTTCTCGTAGGGTACTTTCAGAAGACTCAAGCTGTATTTGTAACACAAAACAATGTCCGTGTCTACTTAATAAAAGTAAGCATAGGAAACCACTTGCATTTATTTAACAGAGAATAAAGTAGCTTAGAAGCCACTTCACTTGTTACAAAGCTCCTATAGggtttgttttcatatttcattttaaaaatattgttgatTAACCCAGCATGAGAAAGTCACAGAAAAGGCTGTGTTTGCTGTTGTATTTCTGTAGAATACCTGCCGGTTTGTTTGTCGCCAATCCCTTATTTTCCATGGTAGTTGTGgcttgtttggtttggtggggtttttttaataaaatgtatcaCACTACCTAAATCCCATGCAACATTTTGCAATCTGAAGTGTAGTACATAAATATCCAAATTACATCATGTATAAATGATGTCATTATGAGATCAGCGCTAAAACAACATCACTGGCATAAGCCATGCTGCACTCCCATAATTATCTGTAAGATATAAGGGATTATTTCCCAGCCAGCCCAAGTTTTCTACCTAATAATGCCACACAtagataagaaaataaaatagcagtgaaaaaatattactatcACTTCATTATGTCTTTCATGTTATTAGAACAGGTCTACTACATAAAAAATGCCTGCAAATTTTCTTCAAATCAATGTGTATTAGACTCATACACACAGAACAATCCTGGTAGAATGAATTATGTGCATAAatataagtttttaaaaatagtttagcGTCCTAAAAATAATATTGAGACACAACCACTATATTCACATACTGGAACAATGGTATGGGCTGACACGTTTAGGCACATGAAATATGCTCCAAAGGCCTATTCACAGGGAAGGAGAGCACATTAtgacagtttattttaaaacagttcaATTTAACTAAACGATGACAAAGTAAAACAATGCCAAACATTCACTAGAGATTATCCAATTAAGATGTTAATGATTaccttttcagaaattaaattaattttattttccacatccaggaatttttctgcttcttgctgcAAGAAGTTGTACTTTTTTTCCATATCAGCAAATTGACCTGACTGCTGGAATAGGAACCTGCaaattgcaaataaataaagagtAAATGTAACTACATAATTAGCACATATTAAGTGTTCTGGAACTTGATTCACAGCAATTTGTTACTGCAGGGATTTGTGTTCACAGAATTTGCTAGATCAAtacatgagagaaaaaaaaccattatgATTTAATGAAGCTGATCTGTCTTCATACTGGACTTAACTTCCAATAAAGgtggaaaaataaggaaacacCCACAGGTGTCCTTTGTTTTTACACTGTATGCCattcaaacaggaaaaatgtctGATAAAACTGCTGACATAGGGAGGCCGTAATATGCTTGTAATGCATTGCCTTACAATATATCTTATGGATAAAGTATTATTTAACcggtggaaagaaaacacaaaaaaataatttgtacttTCTTGCAAAGCATCACAAAACCATGCACAGAATCCTTTGGGTTTAGAAAGGCTGGTTAACTCTATAATGTTGTTTAATTGTAACCACGCAAGAAGATATGGTGCATTGTGGCAAAGTTTGTA encodes the following:
- the IKBIP gene encoding inhibitor of nuclear factor kappa-B kinase-interacting protein isoform X2, with amino-acid sequence MSEVKQRKKGISSSKTSEGSEKVEKHSNCGKLASLRTSNNWSSFWMDLRTSLSIICLAVCLVLTWFLFQQSGQFADMEKKYNFLQQEAEKFLDVENKINLISEKLESSESTLREAPSSVSAMTEFEQEISSLQKIINDIQNSEQTFSIKMQNITEKFQNVTNSWRRSLDEMNTNTSSLKSDVKFIHTEVTSQINEVDQRIKSLSERVRELEDSTARNTKTLKRQEDDEFSRVEQKLDVDAKAVEKLEEEQNSLVAKVTDLSQKLANYEPKIAECKTHLPTVENAIHSILRFSSELLSMEKKIEDLTTQLHTVENDMLKTISDTMAMQKILEGIQYSDSTLKVQNEIVVLEEVMHDIKVSSKVKEITLESYNLENDQNGDK
- the IKBIP gene encoding inhibitor of nuclear factor kappa-B kinase-interacting protein isoform X4 — protein: MSEVKQRKKGISSSKTSEGSEKVEKHSNCGKLASLRTSNNWSSFWMDLRTSLSIICLAVCLVLTWFLFQQSGQFADMEKKYNFLQQEAEKFLDVENKINLISEKLESSESTLREAPSSVSAMTEFEQEISSLQKIINDIQNSEQTFSIKMQNITEKFQNVTNSWRRSLDEMNTNTSSLKSDVKFIHTEVTSQINEVDQRIKSLSERVRELEDSTARNTKTLKRQEDDEFSRVEQKLDVDAKAVEKLEEEQNSLVAKVTDLSQKLANYEPKIAECKTHLPTVENAIHSILRFSSELLSMEKKIEDLTTQLHTVENDMLKTISDTMAMQKILEGIQYSDM